TTCAAACGGGTGATTGATGGCGTCGAGGCCAATTACGAAGGCGTAAACGTGACCGTGAACCGGAACACCGGAGACATCGTCTCCTTCGATAACAGCATCTCGCAGATCGCATATCCGGCCGCGAAGCCGCAGACGATTTCCTTGGAAAAAGCGACGGAGCTCCTGCTGTCGCAATACCGGATCGAGCTCCAATATGCCGTCGAATATAAAAATCCCGACACTCCGTCCGCTGCTATACCGGTCGAAAAATACAACGTCATGGTTGCCGCCGGCAAAATCGCTCCCGAACCCGGCACCGCCAGCCTGAAGCTCGTTTACGCACCCGTCTCGAAGCTTGGCGCCGCGCAGTACGACAGCATGCTGGACGCCGTATCCGGAGAATGGCGCAACCGGAACACCGGAGAAATTACCAAGATGGGACAGACGGAAATTACCGACATTCAAGGACACGCTTCCGAACGGGCGCTGCGGCTGATGGCCGAATACGGAGCGCTGGATGTGAGGGACGGCAAAATCAATCCGGAACAGACAATGACCCGCGGCGAAATGATCAAAATGCTGATCATCGCACTGAACGGCGGTTATTTTCAGCCGTATTACGGCGCAGGCCGGGCCGCTTCGTTCAGCGACGTCAAGAAAGATTCCGACTACTTCGCATATGTGGAGGCAGCCGTCGACCGGCGTTTGATCGATCCTTCCGCGAGCGGCGAGTTCCGACCGGAAGAAAAAATGAACCGCGAGGACCTCGCGCAGCTGTACGCGCGGGCGCTCGGTTACTACCAACTGGCGCAGGTGCCGAACATGTTCCAGTTGAATGCTTCCGACAGCGCGCAAATCCAGCAGCCGGGCATAGCGGCCGTCGTCGCCAATTTGGGCATTATGCCAACCATAAGCGGCGAATTCCAGCCTAAAGCTGCGGTCACCCGCGCCGAGGCTGCGGCAAGCTTTTACCGCTATTTGCAGAAGCGCTCCGAGCTGCAGGATCCGTGGCCCCGGTACTAGTTTCGGGTAACTCTCGTTGAAGCTTGCTTCGCATCGTTTCCTAGGCAAGAAAACAGATCGGGCCCTCATCGGGGGCCCGATTTTGCTGATTATATATCAGGCCAATATGGACCTTACATTCCGCAGAACACTTCTCATGAAATCAGAATCCGTTGAAGCATTGCCCACAATCTTAATTTTCCGTTTGGTTACGTCCAAGCTCTTAAACTGATCCGTTAAAACAACCCCTGTAAACGGAAGTCCTTCCGGAAGCGGTACTTCAAAAGCATAGTCTTTGGCTTGGCTCGTAATGGGACACACCACAGCAAAGCCGGTTAATTCATTAAAGTTTGATTCGGACAGTACAAGTCCAGGACGACGGCCGGCTTGTTCTCGTCCGGATTGCGGATCAAAATCCAACCAAATGAGATCCCCGCGTGACGGTATACTCAAATCTTTTCTTCTCCTTCGATTCCAAAGTCAACTTCTTCGTGTCGCGGTGAATCCGGTTTAATTTTTGAAAGAAGCATTCGTAAATGTTCACGCAAATCTTCGCTGGATTCTTCCTGATGGATCGGGCGAAGCAGAATATGATTATCCGCTGTCAGGATAATCTCCAGCTCGGCCCCTTCATCCAAATTAAGACGCTTTAAAAATTGGTTCGGAATGCGTACAGCGCTGCTATTTCCCCATTTGCTGAGTGTGGCGGTAGTCATCATGAGGATCATGTCCTTTCCTTCTTTATAAGACAATCATACATCATCCTCTCTAAAATGTATATCTTTTGGATATACATTGATCATATCCAATAATCCGCTATACTATTCCAATTTTAGAACGGGAATTTTCATTTTAGGCCGCTCCGAACCGCTTGCAACTTTTTCCTTAAATGAAACGTCGTTACATATATGAATTTGTGACGGGGAGAGCAAAAGCTCATGAAAGCATGGACGGTACAGTCGGGAATTGCAATGGCTTTGGTGCTAGCAGGTTGTTCCGCACAAACGCCGATTAATCAAACTCAAAGCTTCGACAGTATCGCAAAGGCGGCTTCGGTTCAAAACCCGAACGTTCCGAAACAAGGGAATGCGTCAACGCCTGCACCGACGTCGACGCCGTCGCCCACTCCAACGCCGGCTCCGGAACCGACGGAAGAAAAGAACCGGCAGCGGACACAGCCGATTACGCTGTATGAAGTCGATTTATCGGAGTTTGATATGAAAACAAGCGAGATTCCGAGGTATGACAAAGGCCTTATTACATACTGGACGGACGCCGAAACCCAAAGTTTTAACGAAGGTCACAGCGTAACATGGGGCGATCCGTTGGTTCGTACCCTTCTTGGGATCCCTAACCTAATCCCATACAATTATGTGCAGGACCGGACGATCGACAAACAATTAAACGAAGCTCAGGGAGGGACCTTCTATAAAACGTTTACGGTAACGACCGCAAACGGCATTGTCTTTACAAAAAAGCCTTACGACGAAAAAACGGGTACGACCGAAGTTGACGTAACTGTCCCCCGTTGGGGCACTTATGCCGTCACCTTGAAACACGGCAGCGATTCGGCCATTCAGATCATTCAAAAAATCACGTATGAGCGCGGCCCGGCGGATCGGCCTTCCGGGAGCATCACCATACTCGATTTGGATAACCGTTGGTTTGAAAGAAAAACAAGCGAAATTCCCGCTTATCATAAAGGGAAATTCGATTACTTCGAACAGGGCTCCGTAGACAGTCATAACCGGGGGTCCGGCGTCTCTTGGAGCGACCCGCTCGTTCAAGGAATGCTGGGCATATCCAACCTAATTCCTTTCAATTACCTTGCGGACGAAGCGAATGCCATCGGCAAGCAATTATCCGAAGGAAAAGAGACGGTCACAACTTCGCAAGGCATCATGTTTACAATGAAAACCGACCGAAACGAACGGCCTGCGATAATGGAAGCGAAAGTGCCTAATTGGGGCACTTACACCGTCACGCTGAATAGCGGCACGGATTCGGGGATTGCGATCATCCAAAAAATCGTTTTCGAAGCCGAATAGGAATCTTTCCGAGGAGAAAAAGGATCGCTGTGCCCCGGTGGCGCAGCGATCCTTTTTTAGTCTTCCATCAATATGGCACCTTGAACATATAACGTCTCGTTTCGAGCGGATGGTTTGTCTCCGCGGCGAGGGCGACGGCGTACACGCGAAGCACGAAGTTCAGCACAAGCGGAGCCAGGTATCCTTTCAGTTCTTCGTCGACACCCGTCAGGTCGAAATCCTTCGCATCAAGCACGAGCAGCTTTTCGCCGTACTGCTTGAGGAAGGTCAGCGCGCGCTCCTCCAGCGGGCGGGTTTCGTCGAGGCCCATGAGCAGCACGAACGGAACGTTTTTGTCGAGAATTTCGAACGGACCGTGGAAAAACTCGCCGGCATGAATCGCATGGGAATGAATCCACTGCATCTCCATCAGGATGCAAATCGCAAAGGAGTAAGCGATGCCGTAATTGGAGCCGCTGGCCATCGTATAAATGACCTTTTCGTCCTTGTATTCCTTCGCATAAGCTTTGGCTTTCTCCGCGTATTGCGCCTTCGCTTTTTGGAACACGGCGTCCAGACTGTTCAGGCTGTTCAGCAGCTTCTCGTATTTTTTATTGCCTTCCTTCACGTAAAGCAGGCCCATCGACAGACGGTAAAGAATGGCATAGTTCATAATTTCCGGATGCGGGTCGAGCTGGCCCGGAGGCGCCCAGCTGTAGTTGACGATAAAATCGGACTCGTCCGCGAGCGGTGCCGTTTCCACATACATGAGCGATACGGTCAAAGCGCCTTTGCTTTTGGCAAATTTCGCAGCTTCGGTCGTCTCCGGCGTCTTTCCTTTGTGCGAGCACAAAATAACGAGGGAATTCGGACCGAGCGTTGCCGGATTGCGGTGAATGAATTCGTTGGAGCTGTAAATTTCCGCAGTGATCGTCGACGATTCGCGGTCCAGAAAATATTTGCTCGGATACATCAAAGCCGAAGATCCGCCGCAAGCTACGAAAAATACGCGGTTGATCGCCCTTTCCTTGTACGCCTGCAAAATTGTGTCCACCTGGGATTGCGCGTTCGTTACCAAATTCGATACGGTCATGATGTTTCCCTCCAGATATTTGTTATATAACATTATATAATATCTTATAACATTTAATTTTTCTCGAGTCAATAACAATTTCAATTTTTCGCGACAGGTTTATGTATCGTCGCGCCCCGCAATGCCGGGCTCCGTCATCCGGTACGGGTCGAGAATGCGGTCGAGCTCATCTTCATCCAGCACATTGTACAAGAGACAAAGCGAACGGACGGATTGGCCCGTCGTGATCGCCTCATGCGCGATTCTCGCCGCCGTCTCGTAGCCGAGATGCGGGTTCAACGCTGTGATGATGCCGACACTTTGATCGACATACGACCTGCAGCGCTCCTCATTGGCGGTAATTCCCTCGACGCAGTGCGTCCTGAACACGCCCCACGCCTGGTTCATGATCGTAAGCGACTGGAGCAGATTAAACACGAGCACCGGCTCCATTACGTTCAGCTCCAGCTGCCCCGCTTCCGAAGCGAGACAGACCGTGTGGTCGCTTCCGATCACCTGAAACGCCACCTGATTCACGACCTCGCACATGACCGGATTTACTTTTCCGGGCATGATCGAAGAGCCGGGCTGGCGCGCAGGCAGGCTGATTTCCGCGAGGCCCGCGCGCGGACCGGAAGCCATCAGGCGAAGATCGTTCGCCACCTTGGACATGTTGATCGCGTTGATTTTGAGCGCGGCCGACACTTCGGTATAGGCGTCCGTATTTTGCGTCGCATCGGGGAGATGCTCCGCTCCTTTCAGCGGATAGCCGCTGAGGTCGGCCAACAGGTCCACGACGCGCCGGATATACCGAGGATCGGCGTTCAGACCGGTGCCGACGGCGGTCGCCCCCATGTTGATCTCGTACAGGTGCCCCTTCGTTTGCCGGATTCGCTTCATGTCCCGCGCAAGCACCCGACTGTAGGCGGCGAACTCTTGTCCGAGGCGAATCGGGACCGCGTCCTGCAGATGGGTGCGGCCCATTTTGATAATGCCGTCGAATTGCTGCGCTTTTCTCACAAACGCCGCTTGGAGCAGCTCCATCGTCTCCAGCAGCCTGTCGATCATGGATAAGACGGCAATATGTATGGCCGTAGGAAAGCTGTCATTGGTCGATTGCGACATGTTGACGTGCGAATTCGGGCTCAGCATGAAATAATCGCCCTTGCTTCCGCCCAGCAGCTCAATCGCGCGGTTCGCGATCACTTCGTTGGCGTTCATGTTGATCGATGTGCCGGCGCCTCCCTGGATCGGGTCGACGATAAACTGATGGTCCCATTTGCCGTCCATTACTTCTCCCGCCGCCTGCACAATCGCCAGGCCGAGCCTCCCGCCGAGCCGCTTCGTTTCCATATTGGCGAGCGCCGCCGCTTTTTTCACCATCCCCATCGCCCGGATTAGCTCGCTGTGGATGCGATAGCCGGTAATCGGAAAATTATCGACCGCCCGCAGCGTCTGAATGCCGTAATAAGCGTCTTGCGGGACTTCCTTCTCTCCCAGAAAATCCCGCTCTATCCGTATGGTCGTGTTCACGTGAAACTCCCCCTTCGTGCTGCATTCCGGCAAAAAGGTCCGCTTCAAAGGCGGATCCTGTCTTTGGTCCGGCGACGGCCGCTATATGGATGCGGCATCCCTTCGATAGCGACCCGGCTGCCTACACGGAGCGGGCATCGCGAGGGCGGGCGGACGCCGC
The window above is part of the Paenibacillus hamazuiensis genome. Proteins encoded here:
- a CDS encoding type II toxin-antitoxin system PemK/MazF family toxin gives rise to the protein MSIPSRGDLIWLDFDPQSGREQAGRRPGLVLSESNFNELTGFAVVCPITSQAKDYAFEVPLPEGLPFTGVVLTDQFKSLDVTKRKIKIVGNASTDSDFMRSVLRNVRSILA
- the aspA gene encoding aspartate ammonia-lyase; protein product: MNTTIRIERDFLGEKEVPQDAYYGIQTLRAVDNFPITGYRIHSELIRAMGMVKKAAALANMETKRLGGRLGLAIVQAAGEVMDGKWDHQFIVDPIQGGAGTSINMNANEVIANRAIELLGGSKGDYFMLSPNSHVNMSQSTNDSFPTAIHIAVLSMIDRLLETMELLQAAFVRKAQQFDGIIKMGRTHLQDAVPIRLGQEFAAYSRVLARDMKRIRQTKGHLYEINMGATAVGTGLNADPRYIRRVVDLLADLSGYPLKGAEHLPDATQNTDAYTEVSAALKINAINMSKVANDLRLMASGPRAGLAEISLPARQPGSSIMPGKVNPVMCEVVNQVAFQVIGSDHTVCLASEAGQLELNVMEPVLVFNLLQSLTIMNQAWGVFRTHCVEGITANEERCRSYVDQSVGIITALNPHLGYETAARIAHEAITTGQSVRSLCLLYNVLDEDELDRILDPYRMTEPGIAGRDDT
- a CDS encoding SIS domain-containing protein — encoded protein: MTVSNLVTNAQSQVDTILQAYKERAINRVFFVACGGSSALMYPSKYFLDRESSTITAEIYSSNEFIHRNPATLGPNSLVILCSHKGKTPETTEAAKFAKSKGALTVSLMYVETAPLADESDFIVNYSWAPPGQLDPHPEIMNYAILYRLSMGLLYVKEGNKKYEKLLNSLNSLDAVFQKAKAQYAEKAKAYAKEYKDEKVIYTMASGSNYGIAYSFAICILMEMQWIHSHAIHAGEFFHGPFEILDKNVPFVLLMGLDETRPLEERALTFLKQYGEKLLVLDAKDFDLTGVDEELKGYLAPLVLNFVLRVYAVALAAETNHPLETRRYMFKVPY
- a CDS encoding AbrB/MazE/SpoVT family DNA-binding domain-containing protein gives rise to the protein MSYKEGKDMILMMTTATLSKWGNSSAVRIPNQFLKRLNLDEGAELEIILTADNHILLRPIHQEESSEDLREHLRMLLSKIKPDSPRHEEVDFGIEGEEKI